One Halovivax ruber XH-70 genomic region harbors:
- a CDS encoding RNase P subunit p30 family protein, with translation MYEAVTIDSDGASFDLVVDRAATFEYDGVVVRNADSLPEGALDDRAIDAVDATTIRTADPQAASGAVGNARSDHTLVLLEGGSPEMNRFAVEAEKVDVLTRPMSRDGDVNHVMAKAAATNGVRLECNLGGILRRTGGRRVRAIQSLRKLYELVEYYDAPYVVSAGASSHLELRAPRELCAVGEQLGLPSGWVSEGLAEWGRLASRNRHVRSESFIEPGVERGRYETDR, from the coding sequence ATGTACGAAGCCGTCACGATCGACTCCGACGGCGCGTCGTTCGATCTCGTCGTCGATCGTGCGGCGACGTTCGAATACGACGGGGTCGTCGTCCGGAACGCGGACTCGCTGCCGGAGGGTGCACTCGACGATCGGGCGATCGACGCCGTCGACGCGACGACGATTCGGACTGCTGACCCGCAGGCGGCCAGTGGTGCCGTCGGTAACGCCCGATCGGATCACACGCTCGTGCTCCTCGAGGGTGGGTCGCCGGAGATGAACCGGTTCGCCGTCGAAGCCGAGAAGGTCGACGTGCTCACCCGACCAATGAGTCGGGATGGTGACGTCAATCACGTGATGGCGAAGGCGGCGGCGACGAACGGTGTCCGACTGGAGTGCAATCTCGGTGGTATCCTTCGACGCACCGGCGGGCGGCGCGTCAGGGCGATCCAGTCGCTTCGCAAGCTCTACGAACTCGTCGAGTACTACGACGCCCCGTACGTGGTGAGTGCCGGGGCGTCTTCTCACCTGGAGCTTCGAGCGCCACGGGAGCTGTGTGCCGTCGGGGAACAACTCGGTCTTCCCAGTGGGTGGGTCAGTGAGGGGCTTGCCGAGTGGGGCCGACTCGCGTCGCGAAATCGTCACGTCCGGTCCGAGTCTTTCATTGAGCCGGGGGTCGAACGGGGTCGATATGAAACGGACCGTTGA
- the glyA gene encoding serine hydroxymethyltransferase encodes MDHEAVRAVDPAVADALEAEVERQRNSLQMIASENHVSEAVLGAQGSALTNKYAEGYPGARYYGGCEHADTVENLAIERAKELFGAEHVNVQPHSGTQANQAVYYAMLDPGDKILSLDLNHGGHLSHGHPANFTGQLYEVEQYEVDAETGYIDYDGLAEQAEAFEPDIIVSGYSAYPREIEWETIQSVADTVDALHLADIAHITGLVAAGVHDSPVGVADFVTGSTHKTIRAGRGGIVMTSEAYADDIDSAVFPGGQGGPLMHNVAGKAVGFGEALEPAFEEYAAQTVANANALGETLVDHGFSLVSGGTDNHLVLVDLRESHPDTSGGDAEDALEAADIVLNANTVPDETRSPFDPSGIRAGTPALTTRGFDEDDVRLVGELIARVVDAPEDETVRESVREDVADLCAANPLYE; translated from the coding sequence ATGGACCACGAGGCTGTCCGGGCCGTCGATCCGGCCGTGGCGGACGCACTGGAGGCAGAAGTCGAACGCCAGCGGAACTCGCTGCAGATGATCGCCAGCGAGAACCACGTCAGCGAGGCGGTACTCGGCGCGCAGGGAAGCGCCCTGACGAACAAGTACGCCGAAGGCTACCCAGGGGCACGCTACTACGGTGGCTGTGAACACGCAGACACCGTCGAGAACCTCGCCATCGAGCGGGCGAAAGAGCTCTTCGGCGCCGAGCACGTCAACGTCCAGCCCCACTCGGGGACACAGGCCAACCAGGCCGTCTACTACGCCATGCTGGACCCCGGCGACAAGATCCTCTCACTCGATCTGAATCACGGCGGGCACCTGAGCCACGGTCACCCGGCGAACTTCACCGGTCAGCTCTACGAGGTCGAACAGTACGAGGTCGATGCGGAGACGGGCTACATCGATTACGACGGGCTCGCCGAGCAGGCCGAGGCGTTCGAGCCCGACATCATCGTCTCGGGGTACTCCGCGTACCCGCGCGAGATCGAGTGGGAGACGATCCAGTCCGTCGCCGACACGGTCGACGCCTTGCACCTGGCCGACATCGCCCACATCACGGGCCTCGTCGCCGCAGGGGTCCACGACTCGCCCGTCGGTGTCGCCGACTTCGTCACCGGGAGCACCCACAAGACGATCCGGGCGGGCCGGGGCGGCATCGTCATGACGAGCGAGGCGTACGCCGACGACATCGATTCGGCGGTCTTCCCCGGCGGTCAGGGCGGTCCGCTCATGCACAACGTCGCGGGGAAAGCCGTCGGGTTCGGCGAGGCGCTCGAACCCGCGTTCGAGGAGTACGCCGCCCAGACGGTAGCGAACGCGAACGCACTCGGGGAGACGCTCGTCGACCACGGCTTCTCGCTCGTCTCGGGCGGCACCGACAACCACCTCGTCCTCGTCGACCTGCGAGAGTCCCACCCCGACACCTCCGGTGGCGACGCCGAGGACGCACTGGAAGCCGCGGACATCGTCCTCAACGCCAACACGGTCCCCGACGAGACGCGCAGCCCGTTCGATCCGAGCGGGATCCGTGCCGGCACGCCGGCGCTGACGACGCGTGGCTTCGACGAAGACGACGTCCGACTCGTCGGTGAGTTGATCGCGCGCGTCGTCGATGCGCCCGAAGACGAGACCGTCCGCGAGTCTGTCCGTGAAGACGTCGCCGACCTCTGTGCGGCAAACCCGCTCTACGAGTAG
- the tbsP gene encoding transcriptional regulator TbsP produces the protein MDSNLLNRQIDDIVETVLSETSGDVYMVNPSWDAIEDFVSVATEYDGDLPMVHMLADERTLKDVMDDFIVASNAADLIDEDALALRTLEETPENSLLVTEDAVIAIVHAADRVGGLVSNDDEFVAATTETYADRWDDAEDFNLRTPPITRVRETLSDEISPEAEEDFSSILDSLETARGDGDGLDEVTISLLVAARNEALLYDISKWGEDVGIASKATFSRTKTKLEDMGLIDTEKVPIDVGRPRLRLKIGDDRLAEADNGQLATVAQSMLT, from the coding sequence ATGGATTCGAATTTACTGAATCGTCAGATTGACGATATCGTCGAAACGGTACTGTCAGAAACTAGTGGAGACGTCTACATGGTCAACCCGTCGTGGGACGCGATCGAGGATTTCGTCTCGGTCGCTACGGAGTACGACGGTGACCTCCCGATGGTCCACATGCTCGCCGACGAGCGGACGCTGAAGGACGTCATGGACGACTTCATCGTCGCGAGTAACGCGGCGGACCTCATCGACGAGGACGCCCTCGCGCTCCGAACGCTCGAGGAGACACCTGAAAACTCGCTTCTCGTGACAGAAGACGCCGTCATCGCGATCGTCCACGCCGCCGACCGCGTCGGTGGGCTCGTCTCGAACGACGACGAGTTCGTCGCGGCGACGACCGAGACCTACGCCGACCGCTGGGACGACGCCGAGGACTTCAACCTCCGCACGCCGCCGATCACGCGCGTCCGAGAGACGCTCTCGGACGAGATCAGTCCCGAGGCCGAGGAAGACTTCAGTTCGATCCTCGACTCGCTCGAGACGGCCCGCGGCGACGGCGACGGCCTCGACGAAGTGACGATCTCGCTGCTCGTCGCGGCGCGAAACGAAGCGCTGCTCTACGACATCAGCAAGTGGGGCGAGGACGTCGGCATCGCCTCGAAGGCGACGTTCAGCCGCACGAAGACGAAGCTCGAGGACATGGGTCTAATCGACACGGAGAAGGTTCCGATCGACGTCGGTCGCCCACGCCTGCGCCTCAAGATCGGCGACGACCGCCTCGCCGAAGCCGACAACGGGCAGCTGGCGACGGTCGCCCAGAGCATGCTCACGTAG